The Euphorbia lathyris chromosome 3, ddEupLath1.1, whole genome shotgun sequence genome contains a region encoding:
- the LOC136222433 gene encoding rust resistance kinase Lr10-like isoform X4, whose protein sequence is MSVMELVLTSSCDSLWSDLYPFSVFQIAFAIDTPDCPPSTCGGTNIRYPFRLEADPIRCGDDQYNLSCENNSTVLHLFNGGKYQVQAINYDNFTIRVVDTGVDKDDCSSIPSFPLTTNSFSFGDPYTLHNFTWESLPAENLGFIKCQNPVNSSVYMDTSPCINSSLGMYTYAYFGEMKGYDLRDGCSLEMMSVMLPRSLFGNYSFIEVHREMAFGFELSWYNIHCRNCSSRNCYLDSKENFHCIKTDVVYRVGFAVHGWCTYVLNICGGGDQLKLDIFRRIREQNFNWFGRLNCPIYVIYALGFAGIILTLRFLSGMPLVVAFLIYKWRRRHLSGYDTIEEFLQGQNNLMPIRYAYSDIKKMTGGFKELLGKGGFGSVYKGKLRSGQFAAIKMLEKSKANGQDFINEVATIGRIHHANVVRLIGFCSERSKHALVYEFMFNGSLDTHIFNPERSLSLSWEKLYEISLGVARGIEYLHRGCDIQILHFDIKPHNILLNENFTPKISDFGLAKLYPTRGSIASLTAARGTIGYMAPELFYKNIGRVSYKADVYSFGMLLLEMAGKRKTLKAPPSDAPEENLSQIYYPFWVYDKLSDGKLEIEDATDEENEIVRKMIITGLWCIQMEPSNRPPMNKVVEMLEGDLEDLQLPQRPLLYPATSMHYFLMLADYIRG, encoded by the exons ATGTCGGTTATGGAGTTAGTATTGACCTCTAGCTGCGACAGCTTATGGAGTGACTTATATCCATTTTCTG TATTCCAGATTGCCTTTGCTATAGATACACCTGATTGTCCTCCCTCAACATGTGGAGGAACAAATATCCGTTACCCTTTCAGACTAGAGGCCGATCCAATCAGATGCGGAGATGATCAATATAACCTATCTTGTGAAAATAATTCCACAGTCTTGCATCTATTTAATGGAGGAAAATATCAGGTTCAGGCAATCAACTATGACAACTTCACAATCAGAGTGGTGGATACCGGTGTTGATAAAGATGATTGCTCCTCCATTCCTAGTTTTCCTTTAACAACTAATAGCTTTTCGTTTGGAGATCCATACACCTTGCATAACTTCACATGGGAAAGCTTACCAGCAGAGAATTTGGGTTTCATAAAGTGCCAAAATCCTGTAAACTCTTCTGTTTACATGGATACTAGTCCCTGTATTAACTCTTCACTCGGAATGTATACTTATGCATACTTTGGTGAAATGAAAGGATATGATTTGAGAGACGGTTGCAGCTTAGAAATGATGTCAGTAATGTTGCCAAGAAGTCTATTTGGAAATTATTCTTTCATTGAAGTTCATAGGGAAATGGCATTTGGATTTGAGCTTTCCTGGTACAACATCCACTGTAGAAACTGTAGTTCGCGCAACTGCTACCTAGACAGCAAAGAAAATTTTCATTGCATAAAAACGG ATGTTGTCTACAGAGTAGGCTTCGCAGTTCATG GTTGGTGCACGTATGTTTTGAATATATGTG GTGGTGGTGATCAGCTAAAACTAGATATATTTAGAAGAATACGAG AACAGAATTTCAACTGGTTTGGCCGATTAAATTGTCCCATATATGTCATTTATGCATTGGGTTTCGCTG GAATTATTCTGACCCTAAGATTTCTATCTGGGATGCCACTGGTAGTAGCCTTTTTAATCTATAAGTGGCGAAGGAGACATCTATCAGGCTACGACACAATTGAAGAATTTCTCCAAGGCCAAAACAATCTTATGCCGATAAGATATGCTTACTCAGACATCAAGAAGATGACCGGAGGCTTCAAGGAACTGTTGGGTAAAGGAGGCTTTGGTTCTGTCTATAAAGGAAAACTTCGTAGTGGTCAATTTGCTGCAATTAAGATGTTAGAAAAATCTAAAGCCAATGGACAAGATTTTATCAATGAAGTTGCAACCATTGGCAGGATTCACCATGCTAATGTTGTGCGATTGATTGGTTTTTGTTCCGAGAGATCAAAGCATGCTCTCGTATACGAATTCATGTTTAATGGATCTCTTGACACTCATATTTTTAATCCAGAAAGATCTCTTTCTTTAAGTTGGGAAAAACTATACGAGATTTCTCTCGGAGTTGCTCGTGGTATTGAATATCTCCATAGAGGTTGCGACATTCAAATTCTTCATTTTGATATTAAGCCTCACAATATTCTTCTCAACGAAAATTTCACTCcaaaaatttcagattttgggCTTGCCAAGCTCTATCCTACGAGAGGAAGCATTGCGTCTCTCACGGCTGCAAGGGGAACCATAGGATACATGGCACCAGAGTTATTTTACAAGAATATTGGACGTGTCTCGTACAAAGCAGATGTGTACAGTTTCGGCATGTTGCTGCTGGAAATGGCAGGGAAAAGGAAGACCTTGAAAGCTCCACCATCGGATGCACCAGAAGAGAATTTGAGCCAAATATACTATCCATTTTGGGTTTACGATAAGCTCTCAGATGGGAAGTTAGAAATTGAAGATGCAACAGATGAAGAGAATGAAATAGTAAGGAAAATGATCATAACAGGATTGTGGTGCATACAAATGGAACCATCAAATCGGCCTCCAATGAACAAAGTTGTGGAGATGCTTGAAGGAGATTTGGAAGATCTGCAATTGCCTCAGAGACCTCTTTTATATCCAGCAACATCAATGCATTACTTTCTTATGTTAGCCGATTATATTAGAGGTTAG
- the LOC136222433 gene encoding LEAF RUST 10 DISEASE-RESISTANCEUS RECEPTOR-LIKE PROTEIN KINASE-like 2.5 isoform X1 — protein MSVMELVLTSSCDSLWSDLYPFSVFQIAFAIDTPDCPPSTCGGTNIRYPFRLEADPIRCGDDQYNLSCENNSTVLHLFNGGKYQVQAINYDNFTIRVVDTGVDKDDCSSIPSFPLTTNSFSFGDPYTLHNFTWESLPAENLGFIKCQNPVNSSVYMDTSPCINSSLGMYTYAYFGEMKGYDLRDGCSLEMMSVMLPRSLFGNYSFIEVHREMAFGFELSWYNIHCRNCSSRNCYLDSKENFHCIKTGFNYSWPLYVYRLFIDVVYRVGFAVHGWCTYVLNICGGGDQLKLDIFRRIREQNFNWFGRLNCPIYVIYALGFAGIILTLRFLSGMPLVVAFLIYKWRRRHLSGYDTIEEFLQGQNNLMPIRYAYSDIKKMTGGFKELLGKGGFGSVYKGKLRSGQFAAIKMLEKSKANGQDFINEVATIGRIHHANVVRLIGFCSERSKHALVYEFMFNGSLDTHIFNPERSLSLSWEKLYEISLGVARGIEYLHRGCDIQILHFDIKPHNILLNENFTPKISDFGLAKLYPTRGSIASLTAARGTIGYMAPELFYKNIGRVSYKADVYSFGMLLLEMAGKRKTLKAPPSDAPEENLSQIYYPFWVYDKLSDGKLEIEDATDEENEIVRKMIITGLWCIQMEPSNRPPMNKVVEMLEGDLEDLQLPQRPLLYPATSMHYFLMLADYIRG, from the exons ATGTCGGTTATGGAGTTAGTATTGACCTCTAGCTGCGACAGCTTATGGAGTGACTTATATCCATTTTCTG TATTCCAGATTGCCTTTGCTATAGATACACCTGATTGTCCTCCCTCAACATGTGGAGGAACAAATATCCGTTACCCTTTCAGACTAGAGGCCGATCCAATCAGATGCGGAGATGATCAATATAACCTATCTTGTGAAAATAATTCCACAGTCTTGCATCTATTTAATGGAGGAAAATATCAGGTTCAGGCAATCAACTATGACAACTTCACAATCAGAGTGGTGGATACCGGTGTTGATAAAGATGATTGCTCCTCCATTCCTAGTTTTCCTTTAACAACTAATAGCTTTTCGTTTGGAGATCCATACACCTTGCATAACTTCACATGGGAAAGCTTACCAGCAGAGAATTTGGGTTTCATAAAGTGCCAAAATCCTGTAAACTCTTCTGTTTACATGGATACTAGTCCCTGTATTAACTCTTCACTCGGAATGTATACTTATGCATACTTTGGTGAAATGAAAGGATATGATTTGAGAGACGGTTGCAGCTTAGAAATGATGTCAGTAATGTTGCCAAGAAGTCTATTTGGAAATTATTCTTTCATTGAAGTTCATAGGGAAATGGCATTTGGATTTGAGCTTTCCTGGTACAACATCCACTGTAGAAACTGTAGTTCGCGCAACTGCTACCTAGACAGCAAAGAAAATTTTCATTGCATAAAAACGG GTTTTAACTATTCATGGCCGCTCTACGTATACCGCCTATTCATAG ATGTTGTCTACAGAGTAGGCTTCGCAGTTCATG GTTGGTGCACGTATGTTTTGAATATATGTG GTGGTGGTGATCAGCTAAAACTAGATATATTTAGAAGAATACGAG AACAGAATTTCAACTGGTTTGGCCGATTAAATTGTCCCATATATGTCATTTATGCATTGGGTTTCGCTG GAATTATTCTGACCCTAAGATTTCTATCTGGGATGCCACTGGTAGTAGCCTTTTTAATCTATAAGTGGCGAAGGAGACATCTATCAGGCTACGACACAATTGAAGAATTTCTCCAAGGCCAAAACAATCTTATGCCGATAAGATATGCTTACTCAGACATCAAGAAGATGACCGGAGGCTTCAAGGAACTGTTGGGTAAAGGAGGCTTTGGTTCTGTCTATAAAGGAAAACTTCGTAGTGGTCAATTTGCTGCAATTAAGATGTTAGAAAAATCTAAAGCCAATGGACAAGATTTTATCAATGAAGTTGCAACCATTGGCAGGATTCACCATGCTAATGTTGTGCGATTGATTGGTTTTTGTTCCGAGAGATCAAAGCATGCTCTCGTATACGAATTCATGTTTAATGGATCTCTTGACACTCATATTTTTAATCCAGAAAGATCTCTTTCTTTAAGTTGGGAAAAACTATACGAGATTTCTCTCGGAGTTGCTCGTGGTATTGAATATCTCCATAGAGGTTGCGACATTCAAATTCTTCATTTTGATATTAAGCCTCACAATATTCTTCTCAACGAAAATTTCACTCcaaaaatttcagattttgggCTTGCCAAGCTCTATCCTACGAGAGGAAGCATTGCGTCTCTCACGGCTGCAAGGGGAACCATAGGATACATGGCACCAGAGTTATTTTACAAGAATATTGGACGTGTCTCGTACAAAGCAGATGTGTACAGTTTCGGCATGTTGCTGCTGGAAATGGCAGGGAAAAGGAAGACCTTGAAAGCTCCACCATCGGATGCACCAGAAGAGAATTTGAGCCAAATATACTATCCATTTTGGGTTTACGATAAGCTCTCAGATGGGAAGTTAGAAATTGAAGATGCAACAGATGAAGAGAATGAAATAGTAAGGAAAATGATCATAACAGGATTGTGGTGCATACAAATGGAACCATCAAATCGGCCTCCAATGAACAAAGTTGTGGAGATGCTTGAAGGAGATTTGGAAGATCTGCAATTGCCTCAGAGACCTCTTTTATATCCAGCAACATCAATGCATTACTTTCTTATGTTAGCCGATTATATTAGAGGTTAG
- the LOC136222433 gene encoding rust resistance kinase Lr10-like isoform X5, with the protein MSVMELVLTSSCDSLWSDLYPFSVFQIAFAIDTPDCPPSTCGGTNIRYPFRLEADPIRCGDDQYNLSCENNSTVLHLFNGGKYQVQAINYDNFTIRVVDTGVDKDDCSSIPSFPLTTNSFSFGDPYTLHNFTWESLPAENLGFIKCQNPVNSSVYMDTSPCINSSLGMYTYAYFGEMKGYDLRDGCSLEMMSVMLPRSLFGNYSFIEVHREMAFGFELSWYNIHCRNCSSRNCYLDSKENFHCIKTGFNYSWPLYVYRLFIDVVYRVGFAVHGWCTYVLNICGGGDQLKLDIFRRIRGIILTLRFLSGMPLVVAFLIYKWRRRHLSGYDTIEEFLQGQNNLMPIRYAYSDIKKMTGGFKELLGKGGFGSVYKGKLRSGQFAAIKMLEKSKANGQDFINEVATIGRIHHANVVRLIGFCSERSKHALVYEFMFNGSLDTHIFNPERSLSLSWEKLYEISLGVARGIEYLHRGCDIQILHFDIKPHNILLNENFTPKISDFGLAKLYPTRGSIASLTAARGTIGYMAPELFYKNIGRVSYKADVYSFGMLLLEMAGKRKTLKAPPSDAPEENLSQIYYPFWVYDKLSDGKLEIEDATDEENEIVRKMIITGLWCIQMEPSNRPPMNKVVEMLEGDLEDLQLPQRPLLYPATSMHYFLMLADYIRG; encoded by the exons ATGTCGGTTATGGAGTTAGTATTGACCTCTAGCTGCGACAGCTTATGGAGTGACTTATATCCATTTTCTG TATTCCAGATTGCCTTTGCTATAGATACACCTGATTGTCCTCCCTCAACATGTGGAGGAACAAATATCCGTTACCCTTTCAGACTAGAGGCCGATCCAATCAGATGCGGAGATGATCAATATAACCTATCTTGTGAAAATAATTCCACAGTCTTGCATCTATTTAATGGAGGAAAATATCAGGTTCAGGCAATCAACTATGACAACTTCACAATCAGAGTGGTGGATACCGGTGTTGATAAAGATGATTGCTCCTCCATTCCTAGTTTTCCTTTAACAACTAATAGCTTTTCGTTTGGAGATCCATACACCTTGCATAACTTCACATGGGAAAGCTTACCAGCAGAGAATTTGGGTTTCATAAAGTGCCAAAATCCTGTAAACTCTTCTGTTTACATGGATACTAGTCCCTGTATTAACTCTTCACTCGGAATGTATACTTATGCATACTTTGGTGAAATGAAAGGATATGATTTGAGAGACGGTTGCAGCTTAGAAATGATGTCAGTAATGTTGCCAAGAAGTCTATTTGGAAATTATTCTTTCATTGAAGTTCATAGGGAAATGGCATTTGGATTTGAGCTTTCCTGGTACAACATCCACTGTAGAAACTGTAGTTCGCGCAACTGCTACCTAGACAGCAAAGAAAATTTTCATTGCATAAAAACGG GTTTTAACTATTCATGGCCGCTCTACGTATACCGCCTATTCATAG ATGTTGTCTACAGAGTAGGCTTCGCAGTTCATG GTTGGTGCACGTATGTTTTGAATATATGTG GTGGTGGTGATCAGCTAAAACTAGATATATTTAGAAGAATACGAG GAATTATTCTGACCCTAAGATTTCTATCTGGGATGCCACTGGTAGTAGCCTTTTTAATCTATAAGTGGCGAAGGAGACATCTATCAGGCTACGACACAATTGAAGAATTTCTCCAAGGCCAAAACAATCTTATGCCGATAAGATATGCTTACTCAGACATCAAGAAGATGACCGGAGGCTTCAAGGAACTGTTGGGTAAAGGAGGCTTTGGTTCTGTCTATAAAGGAAAACTTCGTAGTGGTCAATTTGCTGCAATTAAGATGTTAGAAAAATCTAAAGCCAATGGACAAGATTTTATCAATGAAGTTGCAACCATTGGCAGGATTCACCATGCTAATGTTGTGCGATTGATTGGTTTTTGTTCCGAGAGATCAAAGCATGCTCTCGTATACGAATTCATGTTTAATGGATCTCTTGACACTCATATTTTTAATCCAGAAAGATCTCTTTCTTTAAGTTGGGAAAAACTATACGAGATTTCTCTCGGAGTTGCTCGTGGTATTGAATATCTCCATAGAGGTTGCGACATTCAAATTCTTCATTTTGATATTAAGCCTCACAATATTCTTCTCAACGAAAATTTCACTCcaaaaatttcagattttgggCTTGCCAAGCTCTATCCTACGAGAGGAAGCATTGCGTCTCTCACGGCTGCAAGGGGAACCATAGGATACATGGCACCAGAGTTATTTTACAAGAATATTGGACGTGTCTCGTACAAAGCAGATGTGTACAGTTTCGGCATGTTGCTGCTGGAAATGGCAGGGAAAAGGAAGACCTTGAAAGCTCCACCATCGGATGCACCAGAAGAGAATTTGAGCCAAATATACTATCCATTTTGGGTTTACGATAAGCTCTCAGATGGGAAGTTAGAAATTGAAGATGCAACAGATGAAGAGAATGAAATAGTAAGGAAAATGATCATAACAGGATTGTGGTGCATACAAATGGAACCATCAAATCGGCCTCCAATGAACAAAGTTGTGGAGATGCTTGAAGGAGATTTGGAAGATCTGCAATTGCCTCAGAGACCTCTTTTATATCCAGCAACATCAATGCATTACTTTCTTATGTTAGCCGATTATATTAGAGGTTAG
- the LOC136222433 gene encoding rust resistance kinase Lr10-like isoform X8 — MSVMELVLTSSCDSLWSDLYPFSVFQIAFAIDTPDCPPSTCGGTNIRYPFRLEADPIRCGDDQYNLSCENNSTVLHLFNGGKYQVQAINYDNFTIRVVDTGVDKDDCSSIPSFPLTTNSFSFGDPYTLHNFTWESLPAENLGFIKCQNPVNSSVYMDTSPCINSSLGMYTYAYFGEMKGYDLRDGCSLEMMSVMLPRSLFGNYSFIEVHREMAFGFELSWYNIHCRNCSSRNCYLDSKENFHCIKTGFNYSWPLYVYRLFIGWCTYVLNICGGGDQLKLDIFRRIRGIILTLRFLSGMPLVVAFLIYKWRRRHLSGYDTIEEFLQGQNNLMPIRYAYSDIKKMTGGFKELLGKGGFGSVYKGKLRSGQFAAIKMLEKSKANGQDFINEVATIGRIHHANVVRLIGFCSERSKHALVYEFMFNGSLDTHIFNPERSLSLSWEKLYEISLGVARGIEYLHRGCDIQILHFDIKPHNILLNENFTPKISDFGLAKLYPTRGSIASLTAARGTIGYMAPELFYKNIGRVSYKADVYSFGMLLLEMAGKRKTLKAPPSDAPEENLSQIYYPFWVYDKLSDGKLEIEDATDEENEIVRKMIITGLWCIQMEPSNRPPMNKVVEMLEGDLEDLQLPQRPLLYPATSMHYFLMLADYIRG, encoded by the exons ATGTCGGTTATGGAGTTAGTATTGACCTCTAGCTGCGACAGCTTATGGAGTGACTTATATCCATTTTCTG TATTCCAGATTGCCTTTGCTATAGATACACCTGATTGTCCTCCCTCAACATGTGGAGGAACAAATATCCGTTACCCTTTCAGACTAGAGGCCGATCCAATCAGATGCGGAGATGATCAATATAACCTATCTTGTGAAAATAATTCCACAGTCTTGCATCTATTTAATGGAGGAAAATATCAGGTTCAGGCAATCAACTATGACAACTTCACAATCAGAGTGGTGGATACCGGTGTTGATAAAGATGATTGCTCCTCCATTCCTAGTTTTCCTTTAACAACTAATAGCTTTTCGTTTGGAGATCCATACACCTTGCATAACTTCACATGGGAAAGCTTACCAGCAGAGAATTTGGGTTTCATAAAGTGCCAAAATCCTGTAAACTCTTCTGTTTACATGGATACTAGTCCCTGTATTAACTCTTCACTCGGAATGTATACTTATGCATACTTTGGTGAAATGAAAGGATATGATTTGAGAGACGGTTGCAGCTTAGAAATGATGTCAGTAATGTTGCCAAGAAGTCTATTTGGAAATTATTCTTTCATTGAAGTTCATAGGGAAATGGCATTTGGATTTGAGCTTTCCTGGTACAACATCCACTGTAGAAACTGTAGTTCGCGCAACTGCTACCTAGACAGCAAAGAAAATTTTCATTGCATAAAAACGG GTTTTAACTATTCATGGCCGCTCTACGTATACCGCCTATTCATAG GTTGGTGCACGTATGTTTTGAATATATGTG GTGGTGGTGATCAGCTAAAACTAGATATATTTAGAAGAATACGAG GAATTATTCTGACCCTAAGATTTCTATCTGGGATGCCACTGGTAGTAGCCTTTTTAATCTATAAGTGGCGAAGGAGACATCTATCAGGCTACGACACAATTGAAGAATTTCTCCAAGGCCAAAACAATCTTATGCCGATAAGATATGCTTACTCAGACATCAAGAAGATGACCGGAGGCTTCAAGGAACTGTTGGGTAAAGGAGGCTTTGGTTCTGTCTATAAAGGAAAACTTCGTAGTGGTCAATTTGCTGCAATTAAGATGTTAGAAAAATCTAAAGCCAATGGACAAGATTTTATCAATGAAGTTGCAACCATTGGCAGGATTCACCATGCTAATGTTGTGCGATTGATTGGTTTTTGTTCCGAGAGATCAAAGCATGCTCTCGTATACGAATTCATGTTTAATGGATCTCTTGACACTCATATTTTTAATCCAGAAAGATCTCTTTCTTTAAGTTGGGAAAAACTATACGAGATTTCTCTCGGAGTTGCTCGTGGTATTGAATATCTCCATAGAGGTTGCGACATTCAAATTCTTCATTTTGATATTAAGCCTCACAATATTCTTCTCAACGAAAATTTCACTCcaaaaatttcagattttgggCTTGCCAAGCTCTATCCTACGAGAGGAAGCATTGCGTCTCTCACGGCTGCAAGGGGAACCATAGGATACATGGCACCAGAGTTATTTTACAAGAATATTGGACGTGTCTCGTACAAAGCAGATGTGTACAGTTTCGGCATGTTGCTGCTGGAAATGGCAGGGAAAAGGAAGACCTTGAAAGCTCCACCATCGGATGCACCAGAAGAGAATTTGAGCCAAATATACTATCCATTTTGGGTTTACGATAAGCTCTCAGATGGGAAGTTAGAAATTGAAGATGCAACAGATGAAGAGAATGAAATAGTAAGGAAAATGATCATAACAGGATTGTGGTGCATACAAATGGAACCATCAAATCGGCCTCCAATGAACAAAGTTGTGGAGATGCTTGAAGGAGATTTGGAAGATCTGCAATTGCCTCAGAGACCTCTTTTATATCCAGCAACATCAATGCATTACTTTCTTATGTTAGCCGATTATATTAGAGGTTAG
- the LOC136222433 gene encoding LEAF RUST 10 DISEASE-RESISTANCEUS RECEPTOR-LIKE PROTEIN KINASE-like 2.2 isoform X3: protein MSVMELVLTSSCDSLWSDLYPFSVFQIAFAIDTPDCPPSTCGGTNIRYPFRLEADPIRCGDDQYNLSCENNSTVLHLFNGGKYQVQAINYDNFTIRVVDTGVDKDDCSSIPSFPLTTNSFSFGDPYTLHNFTWESLPAENLGFIKCQNPVNSSVYMDTSPCINSSLGMYTYAYFGEMKGYDLRDGCSLEMMSVMLPRSLFGNYSFIEVHREMAFGFELSWYNIHCRNCSSRNCYLDSKENFHCIKTGFNYSWPLYVYRLFIGWCTYVLNICGGGDQLKLDIFRRIREQNFNWFGRLNCPIYVIYALGFAGIILTLRFLSGMPLVVAFLIYKWRRRHLSGYDTIEEFLQGQNNLMPIRYAYSDIKKMTGGFKELLGKGGFGSVYKGKLRSGQFAAIKMLEKSKANGQDFINEVATIGRIHHANVVRLIGFCSERSKHALVYEFMFNGSLDTHIFNPERSLSLSWEKLYEISLGVARGIEYLHRGCDIQILHFDIKPHNILLNENFTPKISDFGLAKLYPTRGSIASLTAARGTIGYMAPELFYKNIGRVSYKADVYSFGMLLLEMAGKRKTLKAPPSDAPEENLSQIYYPFWVYDKLSDGKLEIEDATDEENEIVRKMIITGLWCIQMEPSNRPPMNKVVEMLEGDLEDLQLPQRPLLYPATSMHYFLMLADYIRG from the exons ATGTCGGTTATGGAGTTAGTATTGACCTCTAGCTGCGACAGCTTATGGAGTGACTTATATCCATTTTCTG TATTCCAGATTGCCTTTGCTATAGATACACCTGATTGTCCTCCCTCAACATGTGGAGGAACAAATATCCGTTACCCTTTCAGACTAGAGGCCGATCCAATCAGATGCGGAGATGATCAATATAACCTATCTTGTGAAAATAATTCCACAGTCTTGCATCTATTTAATGGAGGAAAATATCAGGTTCAGGCAATCAACTATGACAACTTCACAATCAGAGTGGTGGATACCGGTGTTGATAAAGATGATTGCTCCTCCATTCCTAGTTTTCCTTTAACAACTAATAGCTTTTCGTTTGGAGATCCATACACCTTGCATAACTTCACATGGGAAAGCTTACCAGCAGAGAATTTGGGTTTCATAAAGTGCCAAAATCCTGTAAACTCTTCTGTTTACATGGATACTAGTCCCTGTATTAACTCTTCACTCGGAATGTATACTTATGCATACTTTGGTGAAATGAAAGGATATGATTTGAGAGACGGTTGCAGCTTAGAAATGATGTCAGTAATGTTGCCAAGAAGTCTATTTGGAAATTATTCTTTCATTGAAGTTCATAGGGAAATGGCATTTGGATTTGAGCTTTCCTGGTACAACATCCACTGTAGAAACTGTAGTTCGCGCAACTGCTACCTAGACAGCAAAGAAAATTTTCATTGCATAAAAACGG GTTTTAACTATTCATGGCCGCTCTACGTATACCGCCTATTCATAG GTTGGTGCACGTATGTTTTGAATATATGTG GTGGTGGTGATCAGCTAAAACTAGATATATTTAGAAGAATACGAG AACAGAATTTCAACTGGTTTGGCCGATTAAATTGTCCCATATATGTCATTTATGCATTGGGTTTCGCTG GAATTATTCTGACCCTAAGATTTCTATCTGGGATGCCACTGGTAGTAGCCTTTTTAATCTATAAGTGGCGAAGGAGACATCTATCAGGCTACGACACAATTGAAGAATTTCTCCAAGGCCAAAACAATCTTATGCCGATAAGATATGCTTACTCAGACATCAAGAAGATGACCGGAGGCTTCAAGGAACTGTTGGGTAAAGGAGGCTTTGGTTCTGTCTATAAAGGAAAACTTCGTAGTGGTCAATTTGCTGCAATTAAGATGTTAGAAAAATCTAAAGCCAATGGACAAGATTTTATCAATGAAGTTGCAACCATTGGCAGGATTCACCATGCTAATGTTGTGCGATTGATTGGTTTTTGTTCCGAGAGATCAAAGCATGCTCTCGTATACGAATTCATGTTTAATGGATCTCTTGACACTCATATTTTTAATCCAGAAAGATCTCTTTCTTTAAGTTGGGAAAAACTATACGAGATTTCTCTCGGAGTTGCTCGTGGTATTGAATATCTCCATAGAGGTTGCGACATTCAAATTCTTCATTTTGATATTAAGCCTCACAATATTCTTCTCAACGAAAATTTCACTCcaaaaatttcagattttgggCTTGCCAAGCTCTATCCTACGAGAGGAAGCATTGCGTCTCTCACGGCTGCAAGGGGAACCATAGGATACATGGCACCAGAGTTATTTTACAAGAATATTGGACGTGTCTCGTACAAAGCAGATGTGTACAGTTTCGGCATGTTGCTGCTGGAAATGGCAGGGAAAAGGAAGACCTTGAAAGCTCCACCATCGGATGCACCAGAAGAGAATTTGAGCCAAATATACTATCCATTTTGGGTTTACGATAAGCTCTCAGATGGGAAGTTAGAAATTGAAGATGCAACAGATGAAGAGAATGAAATAGTAAGGAAAATGATCATAACAGGATTGTGGTGCATACAAATGGAACCATCAAATCGGCCTCCAATGAACAAAGTTGTGGAGATGCTTGAAGGAGATTTGGAAGATCTGCAATTGCCTCAGAGACCTCTTTTATATCCAGCAACATCAATGCATTACTTTCTTATGTTAGCCGATTATATTAGAGGTTAG